The sequence below is a genomic window from Variovorax paradoxus B4.
TCTCGATGCCGACGACGTGGCCCGAGAGGTCTTCGAATTTGCTCACGGCGAGCTTGCTGTTGGGCACGGTGTAGATGCTCATCGATTGCTGGCCGTACGGCACCTGGAACATCAGCTTGGAGCGCTCCTCGGTCCAGAACAGGCCGGTGTTGATCACGTCGAAGCGGCCGGCCTGCAGCGCGGGCACCATCGGCGGCATGTCCATGCGCACGAAGACGGGCTCGAGGCACAGGTTCTTTGCGACGGCGCGGCCGAGCTCGATGTTGAGCCCCTGGAGCTCGCCCTTGCTGTCGACGAACTGCTGCGGCGGCAGCGTCGGGTTGGTGGACATCTGGAGCTTGCCGGGCGCGGTCAGGTGCTCGGCGGAGACCTTGGGCGTACAGGTCTGGGCGAGGACCGAGCCACTCAGCACGAGGCCGACGAAGAAACCCAGGGACAGTTTGATCATGTGCATGAGATGCTTTCGTTGAAGACAGGAAAGGAATGAAAAGGAGAAGAACTCGGGGCCATCGAAGTCAGGTCGTCGCATCGGCCACATCGGCCACATCGGCCGCTTGCCGGCATGCGACCAGCGCCACGTGTACGGCTTCGATCACGGGCTCCGCGCGCTGGTTGACGAGCTGCAGGCTCTCGGTCACCACGCCGCGGCCGCCACGCGCCGAGAGACGTTTGTCGGTGAAGCAGAACACCACGTGCACCGCATCGCCTGCAACCACAGGTCGCAAGAACCGGACCTGATCCCATCCGAGCGAAGCGATGGAACTGTTCTCGTAGATCTTCAAGGCGGTCTTCAGCCCTTCCATCAGCGAGAGGCCGAACAGCCCGTGCGCAATGACGCCCGGAAAGCCGCGCGATTGCGCGTAGTCCGCGTCGGTATGCAATGGATGGTGGTCGTGCGTGAGCTCGCAGAAGCGGCCGATGTCTTCTGCACTCACGACATGGCTTTCGCTGCGCAGCTCGGTGCCGATGACCACGTCTTCGAAATACACGTCACTCATGCTTGCTCTCCTTGTGCCGCGTTGCCTGCGTGGCGTGGTGCCTTCGCAATGAACTCGTCGTGCACGCCCATGGGGCCGTTGCGGAAGATGCGTGCGTCCATGGTGCGCAGCTGCTCGCTGATGCGCACCTCGAAGCCGATCTTCTCGAGCACGTCCTCCTTCAGGCGCACGCCGGGTGCGATCTCGGTGAGCACGAGCCCGTCGGCTTCGAGTTCGAACACGGCGCGGTCGGTCACGAAGCTCACTTGCTGGCCGCGCTCGCGCGCGAGCCGTCCCGAGAAGCTGATCTGGTCGACCGCCGGCACGAACTTCTTGAACGCACCGTCTCGGCGGATCTTGAGTTCGCCATCGGCCACGCCGATGTCGAAGTCACCGCCGGTGAGCGAGCCGTTGAACACCAGGCGCTGCGTGTTCTGCGTGATGTTGATGAAGCCGCCCGCACCGTCGTAGCGCTTGCCGAAGCGCGTGACGTTGACGTTGCCTTGCGGATCGACCTGCGCGAAGGAAAGGAACGCGCAGCTCAGGCCGCCGCCGTCGTAGAAGTCGAACTGGTAGGACTGGTCGAGGATCGCGCGCGGGTTGACCGAGGTGCCGAACTCGCGCGCATGGCCGGGCACGCCGCCGACCACGCCCGATTCGACCGTGAGCGTGATCAGGTCGGCAATGCCTTCTTCCGAGGCCACGTTGGGAATCATCGCGGAGATGCCCACGCCGAGGTTCACCACGTCGCGCGGACGCAGCTCGAAGGCCGCGCGCCTTGCCACCACACGGCGCACATCGAGCGGGTCGGGCGCGATGCTCGAAGCCGGCACCACGGTCTCGCCGCAGCGCGCCGGGTCGTAGCACGTGGTGTAGGTCTGCATCTGCTCGGGCTCGACCACGAAATGATCGATCAGGAAGCCCGGGATCTTGACCATGTGCGGATGCAGCGTGCCGCGCTTCACGATGCGCTTGACCTGGCAGATGACGATGCCGCCGGCGTTGTGCACGGCCTGCGCCATCGAGAGGTCTTCGCGCGCGGTGGCTTCGTGTTCCATGCTCACGTAGCCGTCCTCGTCGGCCGAGGTGCCGCGGATCAGCGCCACGTTCGGCACGCCGGGCGCGCGGTAGAACAGCCAGTCGCG
It includes:
- a CDS encoding ABC transporter substrate-binding protein, translated to MIKLSLGFFVGLVLSGSVLAQTCTPKVSAEHLTAPGKLQMSTNPTLPPQQFVDSKGELQGLNIELGRAVAKNLCLEPVFVRMDMPPMVPALQAGRFDVINTGLFWTEERSKLMFQVPYGQQSMSIYTVPNSKLAVSKFEDLSGHVVGIETGTYAERKSRESNAAMVAKGMAPIDFRTFATASETTAALRAGQLEAGINIDETAIAFEERGIVNIRASGLYGTDITLSFRDRAVAEAVAQALTDLKADGTYDKLFDKFRMTRLKDTTKFAIRGPGPAPK
- a CDS encoding MaoC family dehydratase — encoded protein: MSDVYFEDVVIGTELRSESHVVSAEDIGRFCELTHDHHPLHTDADYAQSRGFPGVIAHGLFGLSLMEGLKTALKIYENSSIASLGWDQVRFLRPVVAGDAVHVVFCFTDKRLSARGGRGVVTESLQLVNQRAEPVIEAVHVALVACRQAADVADVADATT
- a CDS encoding acyl CoA:acetate/3-ketoacid CoA transferase, whose product is MIDCITPDAAAALLRDGDMVLAGGNGGSGVPEAVFEAIERRFTAGDGPHDLTLFHVTGVGALTEKGLCHFAHPGLVRRVIGGNFGMQLPFMKMILAQDVEAYNFPQGVMTHLCRAMAGRQPGVLTHVGLETYMDPRQDGGRMNARTTEALVELVHVADRDWLFYRAPGVPNVALIRGTSADEDGYVSMEHEATAREDLSMAQAVHNAGGIVICQVKRIVKRGTLHPHMVKIPGFLIDHFVVEPEQMQTYTTCYDPARCGETVVPASSIAPDPLDVRRVVARRAAFELRPRDVVNLGVGISAMIPNVASEEGIADLITLTVESGVVGGVPGHAREFGTSVNPRAILDQSYQFDFYDGGGLSCAFLSFAQVDPQGNVNVTRFGKRYDGAGGFINITQNTQRLVFNGSLTGGDFDIGVADGELKIRRDGAFKKFVPAVDQISFSGRLARERGQQVSFVTDRAVFELEADGLVLTEIAPGVRLKEDVLEKIGFEVRISEQLRTMDARIFRNGPMGVHDEFIAKAPRHAGNAAQGEQA